CGAGTGGCAGTTGCAGAAACTGAGCGACAGTGAGGTGTTCAGACCTACGGGCCAGAGTTTGGCCAGCGTGGCCTAAAGTCGATCGGGCTGAAGCATCAGCCGGCCGCGCCGCAGTTCATCTATCCGGGGGCTGAGCTCCGTGAATCGATTAGCCCCGATCAGCGATCGATGTGCGCCCACGCGTGATACGAGATTGCAATGCGCTCTGAACTTCAATTTCGTACTGAAGCAGTTGCGTTCTTCAGCGCTGCAGCGATCCGCCGACTTTGGGCCCGCCGTGAGATTGCCATCGGCTTGGTCGTAGCTGGTCGGAAGGACAATCTGCGTAACTGCGGTGGTTACGGCAGGACATCTGCAGGAATTCGTGCTGCCCATCAATCTATGGCGTTGTGGTCGGCAACCAAGTATTTTCCGGCAGGTGGCTAAGTCGGCTATAACTGGCAAAACATCGCCGGAACGTTAGCGTTGGAGGTTGTTCCGTCGTGCTCTTCGTCAGGTTTCTCAGCTGGAGAATAGCCTGATTTCGACTGCCGGGCTCAAGATACAGATAGAGCAGGAAACCTCTTTTGTTATCCGCCCATCGACTTCCCGAAGGAACTGCTTGATGCCATTGCGGCGTTGTCGATGGGTGCTTCAAGGGAATCAGTTTGCCCGATCGTGATGCTCTTGGCCGAATACCGTTTCGGGCTCAAGGTCAAAGGAAACGCCGTCGACAAGAGCCGTTCAAAGGCAGAAAGTTGTTCAACCAGACGATTCTCAACGGCCTCGCGCTCCGCGCCAGGTAGGTCCGTTTTAAGGAGTCGACGGCACCGCCAGATTTCGCTCCGCAGCGATCTGATCTCACTTAACGCATCATCAATTGAAGTCATCACAGATGCTTCGTCCCTGGAGTATCAAGCATAGCGATGGTCATCGAGCGGCCATTCCTTGGCCCCGCATTCCTGCCGAATAATTGCATCCGAAGACTCGCGACTTTCCCGCCCGTTCGTTCGGTGAGCAAAGATGCGCAGTCCACTGAAGGGTCGAAAATCGCAATTCATGCGTGCGAGACCGTTGAGAGCGCCATCGAAGACCAACCCATAGGCCGGACGAATAGATGGTAGGCAGATCGGAATCTCAAGTGGCTCTTGTGCAACGTAGGCTGTCGATATCCGTGCCCCGAGGTCGATAGACCTTTCTCAGCATCACACTCGTATCCAGATCGCGAAACATGCTGTAGTTCCGTCGAATCCATTGATGCAGCTCGGTGGACCAGTCATTCTCGTTGCGTAGATATCCAGTGAATGAAAAGCCAAGCCGGTCTATATATCTCTTGAGGAACAGCGGAAGAGCGGGAATCCGAAGCACCCGCTCGCCATCCATCGCTTCAGGTAATTCGCTACGAAGCACGAATTCATTGTGGACGATGACCAGCGATGCCGCCGGAATTCGCCGCCGCAGCATTTCATAACCGCGAAAGGAGATGCGGTCAGCGCCCGCGATGAAGAGAATGATGGGCGCGACATAGCAGCGCGCCGTCTCCTTCATGAAGCCGATCTCTTCGCACATCCTGAAGAATTCGTCGAAGGCGTGAAAGCCGAGATCGATTACCTTGGCTACCCGGTCGTGGATGATAAGAGGGTCCATCAGCTGCATCTTGCCATAAGTGTCGGTCACATCCGCGGTCTCCGTGATGTTGGGGAGGTAGTCGAGCAACGACGGCTCTTTCAAGTTGACATCAAACGACAGTGCTGTGCCATTTTTCAGCAGCAAGAACTCGCTCATGGCCCGAGCGATGAGAGTTTTACCGACCTGCGGGCTAGGAGAGCAAATGATGTAGATGGGGGTCGCTAACATAGCCGGCAGATCAATTTCGTTTCGTACGTGGGCCCGACCTGAGCTCGCCGATATGCGACTACTTCTCGCCGGCCCGGGTGGCGGACTTGGCGCCGGCCAATTCCGTCAAGTTGATGCGATCAAATTCGCTCCAGACATTTGCCAGCCAGTGACGGACGTAGCCGCGCAGCACGAAGGAGTTGTTCGCGGGTTCATCGTTCCGCCCCTTGTTCGCGACGAAGTCTATGAATGGGACGGATGCGACTTCCACCTGCTCATAAGCCATCTCGTTAAGCTTCGGTATGACCAACTCAGTCGCATGTTTGATGCGGTGAAAATAGGAATTATAGGTCGCTTGATCCCACTGGAAGAATTGAGTGTCGTTGATGAAGTTCTTGACTAGGTAGTACTTTGCGCCGTTCATGAAGGTCGCGGTCTCCGCGATCTCGTCTAACGAAGCGATGGATGATCCCAGGATATGGAACACCGCGAACGTTATCTGGCCAGACCGCGCCGAGTCCAGAAATCCGATGTCGCGCAAGGAAGCCAGCGCGGAGGACAGTAAGCCTGCGCGAGCATCAATGACAGTAACGGACAGCCCTGAGTTCAGGGTATCGAAGATCTTCATCTGGTCCGCTGTCACCGTCATGTCAACGATCTCGGTGATCTCGGGATAAAAGCGCTTCAGCGTTCCCCGAGGCGACTCCGTGTCGAATGCGCGTGTTTGCACGTTGTTGACGCTGAAGTAGTCCAGTAGCGTTCGTGATACGGTCGTTTTGCCGACTCCTCCCTTGTCCGCACCTACCACAATTACAACTGGCTTCACCATGGAAATCTCCTGAGACACTTGCTATTGCCGCGCGCAAATTGCGCAACCGGCGCGTCTCTGCTTTGGGTGCGAACATGGCAGAAAGAAGGGGCAATGACTCTTCGGACGCGAGAGCTCTTCAACCGATGAACATTGTCAACATCAAGCGAGTGACGTCCTTAGATGGCAACGACAACGCACACCGCGAATGGGGAGTGAATCACTTGTGGTGGTGATCTACGTGAGGTTTGTAAGCGGCTGAAAAGGCGCCAAGAACCAGCGGTATGCCTGCGGTCGTCGCATCGCCATAGGTTATCTATCGACGCCGCTATCTAGATCGGCATAAAGCAACCGAATCTTACGTAGCGTCAGATTGCGAGCTCAGCGAAGAGTAAAGGCGGTGTTACGCGGTACGACTATGGCTTGGACAATCATCAAAGGGTCTGCTGGATCAGATCGTCGTCTTTTCGGCAGACAAGTACTGAGATGATCCTGAAAATCCGGCCATCGCTGGTTGGGCTGGAAATGAAAAGAATTAGGGCAAGCCATTTAGTAAGCGGTTATCTCCACGTCCGAGCTATTGCCCAATGGCAGGACGACAGTGCCTCAACTTAGTCTTCGCGGAGCCCCGATTTCTATCTTGCATTTGGTTGTCCTAAAGACTTCAACCCGGACTGCTTGTTTGGCAACGCGCTTGAGCAAAAACGGTGCTTGAGCGGCCGCATGGTAACTGTCCACGAGCGAATATCTCTGCAGGCTGAAGCCGGTGGTTAGACCCAGTCTGCGCGCAACAGCCAGGGGCTTGCCAAGCGCCTGGGCTGCTAGAACGTCAATTCGGTGGAGCCGTCGGGGCGGCGTCTAGTTGCTGAGCGCCTGGCGGAGGTGTGATCGCCGGTGGCATGGTGGTCGGTTGCGCTGCGTCCCTGGGGGAGCGGCCGACGATAATTGTGAGCAGACCATCGCCCCACAACCGCCGTGCCGCTCTCTTGGCGTCCGCCAACGTCACCCCATCGACCACGGCGTTGTGCTTTTCGAAATAGTCGATGGGCAGCTTGTCAAGCTGCTGCTGCTGCAGCGTCCGCGCAAGCTTTGATGATGTGTTGAGAGCCAGTATTTGCGACCCTTTCAGGTAGGACTTTGCATCATCGAGTTCCTGCTGAGTGGGTCCCTCCTCGGCGATGTCGCGGACCTGCTTCTCGATTTCTTCGACCGTTTCGTCGGCACGATCGGCGCAGGTGCCACTATTCCCGAGAAACATGGCTGAATGATCCAGCCAGACCAGGTTCTCACGAACCGAATAGGCTAGTCCGCGTTTCTCGCGGACTTCGCGGAACAGACGCGACGTCAGGCCGGCGCCGCCGAGGATGTGGTTGACGACATAGGCTGCCATGAAATCGGGCTCGCTGCGACGGAAGGCTGGACCGCCAAAAGTCACAACTGTCTGCGGCACGTCGAGCGGAATAAAGAGCCGCCGTGGCGGCTTTGCTGCAACGACTTCAGGAACCGGCGCCGCTTCCGCTTCGGTCGGCAGGCTGCCAAAGGTCTTGTCGAGCAGTTTGCAGAGGACCTCTGGACGGACGTCGCCGACAACCGCAAGTTTGAGAGTGTCTTTTGCGATCACGCGCCGGGCATAGCCCTTGAGATCCGCGATCTCGATCTTCGGCACGCTCTCCAGCGAGCCCCCGGCTGGGCGAGCATAAGGATGATCGCTAAAGGCGACTTCGAGGAACTTGAGATGGGCTAGAGACGAAGGATCGGTCGAGTCGTGCCGAAGGCGCGCAAGCACAGTGGCACGGATCCGTTCGACGTCAGTCGCGTCGAAACGGGGGGAGGTTAGCGCCATCCGTAAAAGGTCGAAGGCTTCGTCTGCGTTGTCCTTGAGCGTGCGCAAGGAACCTCGGAAGTGATCATGGGTCGAGTGAAAATGCAGATCAATGGCACGATGGTCGAGCCGCTCATGGAAGGTCTTGAAGTCAAGCCCGGCGGAACCTTCCTTGAGCAGGCCAGCGACCATGTGGCTCACGCCAGGTTTTTGTTCGGGGTCCTGAGTCGCGCCGCCGGTGAAGGCAAATTCCATCGCGATCAACGGGACAGTGGAATCCTGCACGAACCAGGCTTCTATACCGCACGACGAAACCAGACGCTTGATCCCGGTCCGGGCAAGCGTCCTCGTGGCGGCAAGCGAATTGGGCGAAGCGAGCATCGCGATTGAGAGCGAGGCTCCCCCGAGGAGGATCTCACGTCGTGTGCAAGGATGGATCATTAGAGCTTCTCCCCCTGTTTTGGGGTGGACTCTTTGATGAGATAGCCGGTCACCGATCGTTTCTTGTCGAGCCATTTCGGCGCGGCGTCGTGCACCTGCTGTGCACCGACCGCGCGGATGCCGTCGGCCCATCCCCGAATATCGTCGACGGATAGTCCCGTTGTCAGGCCGCGGCCATACCAGCGGGCTAGCATTTCCTGATTGTCCTGGACATAGGTCACCTGCGCGATCAGCCGCGTCTTGACCCTCTCGAGATCTTCGGTGCTCGGGGAGTTACCCGCAATGTCGGCTATTACCTCGTCGATGGCGCGCTCGATCTGGCTGAGTTTGACGCCGGGTTTTGGTAGGGCAAAAATCGCGAATAGCGAGGGATCGAGCGCGGCAGAGTGGTAGCTCGCTCCGGCAGTGACGGCGAGCTGCTTTTCGACCACCAGCGAGCGATAGAGGTATGAGTTGACGCCGCCGCCCATCAACTGCTCGAGCACGTCGAGCACTGGACCCTCGCCCGCGGCCGCGGTGCGAGCCGATGGTACAAGATAATAGCGGTGCAGGGCTGGCTGCTCGACGCGGGCATCGGCCAACGTCACTGTGCGCGGCGCTGCCGGCGTCGGCTCTTGCGGCCGCAGGCGTTCCAGGGGAATTGATGCTTGCGTGGGGATGCCGCCAAATGTCTCCGTCACCATCGAGCGGATTTCCTTGGGGGCGACGTCGCCAGCGACAATCAGGATCGCGTTGTTCGGTGCATAGAAGCGCTTGTAGAAGGTAAGCGCATCCTCTCGGGTAAGATTTTCGATTTCATGGCGCCACCCGATAATGGAGCGACCGTAGGGGTGGTTGAGGTAAAGCGCCGCCATCATCTGCTCGGCGAGACGTTCACGTGGATTGTTGGCGACCCTCATATTGAATTCCTCCAGTACGACGTCGCGCTCACAAAGCACGTCCTCATCTTTGAGAATGAGACCGGTCATGCGATCGGCTTCAAATTCCATCATCTTGCCGAGGTGCTCGCGCGGCACGTGCTGGAAATAGCTGGTGTAGTCAAGCCCGGTGAAGGCGTTCTGATTGCCGCCGGCGCGCAGGACGGCCGTGGAGAAGGCATCAGCCGGATGTTTGGAGGTGCCCTTGAACATCAGGTGTTCGAGGAAATGCGCAAGCCCCGATTTGCCAGGCGGCTCGTCGGCGGAGCCGACCTTATACCAGATCATCTGAGTCACAACGGGTGTGCGATGATCTGGGATCACGAGCACCTGGAGGCCGTTCTGAAGCGTGAAGCTAGCGGGTCGATCCGATCTGACCCTGTCGGCAAGGACGCTCTCCTCTTCAGGTAGATATAAGTCAGTGCTGTCATCCATCCTGTGCTCGACCGCCGGCGCGGTGGGCGTCGTCGAGCCGGAAGTATTAGCGGCGGTACCTCCTGCCTCGGCGGTGACCGAAATCAGATTCTTCATGGTAGCGCCTTTCATTCCATGCTGATCCACGTTCACGGCAGACAAATCCGACAAAGCGCGGAGCCGCTCGTTGTCTGCCAAACAGCAGAGCAAAGACCGGACCAGTTGCTGGAGTGGTGTACTCACGGCCGCGCGCACGCCAAGTGGATACAAAACGGAACTGGCACCTACCATCCTGGCAAAAGGTGAACCGTCGACATGTCGTCAACACGACATTTACAGACAACGCGTCAGGGATAACCTGGCGTCAACTGGCACAATGGAAAACTTGCAGAAGAGCTGGATTGAGCTGGCGGTATGACGTCCGAGCAATTGTCCGTAGGCTCGCGGTTACAGATCTCGCTCTACACGATGAGTGGCTTGGCAATATTTCTCATGGTAGCGAGGCGGGAGTCTGCCAGCAGCTCCTTGGAGTACACTGCGCCGAAGTAGTCCAGGACGAAGGTGCCAGAATAGCATAGGTTATCCGCCGCGCGGATTAGGTTGTCGAGAATTGTGCCGACTTGGCCAATGCGGTCGCGATAGCGCGAGCGGATAACATTGACGGCGTTCATCGAGTGGACCGCCTCGTCAGCAATTACCTGCCGCAGCCAATGATGGAACGTGATGTTCCCAAGGGCGTCATAAAACGGCTTTTCTGCTGCATAGGCGCGGCAAGTGCACATTTCATCAAATGCGATCATAACCATCACGGAAAACTCGTCCTTC
The genomic region above belongs to Bradyrhizobium arachidis and contains:
- a CDS encoding M16 family metallopeptidase, which produces MDDSTDLYLPEEESVLADRVRSDRPASFTLQNGLQVLVIPDHRTPVVTQMIWYKVGSADEPPGKSGLAHFLEHLMFKGTSKHPADAFSTAVLRAGGNQNAFTGLDYTSYFQHVPREHLGKMMEFEADRMTGLILKDEDVLCERDVVLEEFNMRVANNPRERLAEQMMAALYLNHPYGRSIIGWRHEIENLTREDALTFYKRFYAPNNAILIVAGDVAPKEIRSMVTETFGGIPTQASIPLERLRPQEPTPAAPRTVTLADARVEQPALHRYYLVPSARTAAAGEGPVLDVLEQLMGGGVNSYLYRSLVVEKQLAVTAGASYHSAALDPSLFAIFALPKPGVKLSQIERAIDEVIADIAGNSPSTEDLERVKTRLIAQVTYVQDNQEMLARWYGRGLTTGLSVDDIRGWADGIRAVGAQQVHDAAPKWLDKKRSVTGYLIKESTPKQGEKL
- a CDS encoding M16 family metallopeptidase; translated protein: MIHPCTRREILLGGASLSIAMLASPNSLAATRTLARTGIKRLVSSCGIEAWFVQDSTVPLIAMEFAFTGGATQDPEQKPGVSHMVAGLLKEGSAGLDFKTFHERLDHRAIDLHFHSTHDHFRGSLRTLKDNADEAFDLLRMALTSPRFDATDVERIRATVLARLRHDSTDPSSLAHLKFLEVAFSDHPYARPAGGSLESVPKIEIADLKGYARRVIAKDTLKLAVVGDVRPEVLCKLLDKTFGSLPTEAEAAPVPEVVAAKPPRRLFIPLDVPQTVVTFGGPAFRRSEPDFMAAYVVNHILGGAGLTSRLFREVREKRGLAYSVRENLVWLDHSAMFLGNSGTCADRADETVEEIEKQVRDIAEEGPTQQELDDAKSYLKGSQILALNTSSKLARTLQQQQLDKLPIDYFEKHNAVVDGVTLADAKRAARRLWGDGLLTIIVGRSPRDAAQPTTMPPAITPPPGAQQLDAAPTAPPN